The Oncorhynchus tshawytscha isolate Ot180627B linkage group LG32, Otsh_v2.0, whole genome shotgun sequence genome includes a region encoding these proteins:
- the LOC121841620 gene encoding mediator of RNA polymerase II transcription subunit 15-like isoform X4 produces the protein MAVMIGIAFRVSWFCCLLIGGITCSTSTQLQAQLTEEQQKHLASILQKQLAPMPQAPQKMWYPTQMPQQEKQLAPMPQAPQKMWYPVQIPQQQKQPATGPQQQTELTTMPQKQQAPMDIPQQQPTAMPQQTWYPAQIQQKQPATIHQQVWHPAQLPQQQKQPATEPQQQKEPAAISQQPQQVLHPAQKPQKQLTAMPQQVWYPAQKPQQQNQPAAEPQQQIDLTAMPQPQQMWHPAQFPQEQPVPMRQLQKDLTAIPPQLWHSAQMPQLHKQPAAMLQQVWQLAPIPQQPHDVWYPAKMVQKQRAAAARRQKELTTVPQQVWYPAQMPQEQKQLATITQQELHPVHLPQQHQEPATIPQQVRYPGQMPQKHLASMPLPQKQPTAMPQQEWHPAQMLQTQLAPMPIQQKQPTALLQQAWYPAQMSQQQKQLATMLQKQPAPMPQPQKEQATLPPQVWHPAQMPQQQKQPAAMLQQVWHLAQKQPAPIPQQPHDVWYPAKMVQKQQVAALTAMPQKHQQVWHPAQSPKKQPASTPLPQEQPPAVSQQVWYPAQMSQQPKLHTAMPQQQLTAMPQQLWHVAQMTQKQLAPNSQQKHYQSTEDGASGSAQASIVEQSGVIPSYSYSSKSHYENGRTVSSQISYTPREAISVDSGNAPKDGYVSIGAPSIYPPLVKDSARKM, from the exons ATGGCCGTGATGATTGGAATCGCTTTCAG agtttCTTGGTTTTGTTGCCTGCTAATTGGCGGGATAACCTGTTCTACATCAA CTCAATTGCAAGCGCAGCTGACCGAAGAGCAACAGAAACATCTGGCCTCCATCCTGCAAAAGCAACTGGCCCCCATGCCCCAGGCACCTCAGAAAATGTGGTATCCAACTCAAATGCCCCAGCAGGAAAAGCAACTGGCCCCCATGCCCCAGGCACCTCAGAAAATGTGGTATCCAGTTCAAATTCCCCAGCAGCAAAAGCAACCAGCTACTGGGCCTCAGCAGCAGACGGAACTGACCACCATGCCCCAGAAGCAACAGGCTCCAATGGATATACCGCAGCAACAACCAACAGCTATGCCCCAGCAAACATGGTATCCAGCTCAAATACAGCAGAAGCAACCGGCCACCATTCaccagcaagtgtggcatccagCTCAATTGCCCCAGCAGCAAAAGCAACCAGCTACTGAACCTCAGCAGCAGAAGGAACCGGCCGCCATAAGCCAGCAACCTCAGCAAGTGTTGCATCCAGCTCAAAAGCCGCAGAAGCAACTGACTGCCATGCCCCAGCAAGTGTGGTATCCAGCTCAAAAGCCCCAGCAGCAGAATCAACCCGCCGCTGAACCTCAGCAGCAGATTGACCTGACCGCCATGCCCCAGCCTCAGCAAATGTGGCATCCAGCTCAATTTCCCCAGGAGCAACCAGTCCCTATGCGTCAACTGCAGAAGGATCTGACCGCCATTCCACCACAACTGTGGCATTCTGCTCAAATGCCCCAGCTGCATAAGCAACCGGCTGCCATGCTTCAGCAAGTGTGGCAACTGGCCCCCATTCCCCAGCAGCCTCATGACGTGTGGTATCCAGCTAAAATGGTCCAGAAGCAACGAGCCGCTGCAGCTCGGCGGCAGAAGGAACTGACCACCGTGCCTCAGCAAGTGTGGTATCCAGCTCAAATGCCCCAGGAGCAGAAGCAACTGGCCACCATAACGCAGCAAGAGTTGCATCCAGTGCACCTTCCCCAGCAGCATCAGGAACCGGCCACCATACCCCAGCAAGTGAGATATCCAGGTCAAATGCCCCAGAAGCATCTGGCCTCCATGCCTCTGCCGCAGAAGCAACCGACCGCCATGCCCCAGCAAGAGTGGCATCCAGCTCAAATGCTGCAGACGCAACTGGCCCCAATGCCTATCCAGCAGAAACAACCAACAGCTTTACTCCAGCAAGCATGGTATCCAGCTCAAATGTCCCAGCAGCAGAAACAACTGGCCACCATGCTGCAGAAGCAACCAGCCCCAATGCCTCAACCGCAGAAGGAACAGGCCACCCTGCCCCCGCAAGTGTGGCATCCAGCTCAAATGCCACAGCAGCAAAAGCAACCAGCTGCCATGCTTCAGCAAGTGTGGCATCTGGCACAGAAGCAACCGGCCCCTATACCCCAGCAGCCTCACGACGTGTGGTATCCAGCTAAAATGGTCCAGAAGCAACAAGTCGCTGCACTGACCGCCATGCCGCAGAAGCATcagcaagtgtggcatccagCTCAATCTCCGAAGAAGCAACCGGCATCCACCCCTCTACCGCAGGAGCAGCCGCCCGCCGTATCCCAGCAAGTGTGGTATCCAGCTCAAATGTCCCAGCAGCCGAAGCTACACACTGCCATGCCACAGCAGCAACTGACCGCCATGCCACAGCAATTATGGCATGTAGCTCAAATGACCCAGAAGCAACTGGCCCCAAATTCTCAGCAGAAGCACTACCAAAGCACTGAAGATGGTGCCTCTGGTAGCGCTCAGGCCAGCATCGTTGAACAGTCGGGTGTCATCCCAAGCTATTCCTACAGTTCCAAATCGCACTACGAGAATGGCAGAACTGTCTCTTCCCAAATCAGCTACACTCCTAGGGAGGCTATTTCTGTTGACAGTGGAAATGCTCCCAAGGACGGTTATGTTAGCATTGGTGCACCAAGCATATATCCACCACTAGTGAAGGATTCTGCAAG GAAAATGTAA
- the LOC121841620 gene encoding chromatin modification-related protein eaf-1-like isoform X3 has protein sequence MAVMIGIAFRVSWFCCLLIGGITCSTSSDGYHAPGSDAVCLYAGSLRSKGYGKYISPTAQLQAQLTEEQQKHLASILQKQLAPMPQAPQKMWYPVQIPQQQKQPATGPQQQTELTTMPQKQQAPMDIPQQQPTAMPQQTWYPAQIQQKQPATIHQQVWHPAQLPQQQKQPATEPQQQKEPAAISQQPQQVLHPAQKPQKQLTAMPQQVWYPAQKPQQQNQPAAEPQQQIDLTAMPQPQQMWHPAQFPQEQPVPMRQLQKDLTAIPPQLWHSAQMPQLHKQPAAMLQQVWQLAPIPQQPHDVWYPAKMVQKQRAAAARRQKELTTVPQQVWYPAQMPQEQKQLATITQQELHPVHLPQQHQEPATIPQQVRYPGQMPQKHLASMPLPQKQPTAMPQQEWHPAQMLQTQLAPMPIQQKQPTALLQQAWYPAQMSQQQKQLATMLQKQPAPMPQPQKEQATLPPQVWHPAQMPQQQKQPAAMLQQVWHLAQKQPAPIPQQPHDVWYPAKMVQKQQVAALTAMPQKHQQVWHPAQSPKKQPASTPLPQEQPPAVSQQVWYPAQMSQQPKLHTAMPQQQLTAMPQQLWHVAQMTQKQLAPNSQQKHYQSTEDGASGSAQASIVEQSGVIPSYSYSSKSHYENGRTVSSQISYTPREAISVDSGNAPKDGYVSIGAPSIYPPLVKDSARKM, from the exons ATGGCCGTGATGATTGGAATCGCTTTCAG agtttCTTGGTTTTGTTGCCTGCTAATTGGCGGGATAACCTGTTCTACATCAA GTGATGGCTATCATGCACCAGGTTCTGATGCAGTATGTCTCTATGCAGGCTCACTTCGGTCTAAAGGCTATGGAAAATACATCTCTCCAACAGCTCAATTGCAAGCGCAGCTGACCGAAGAGCAACAGAAACATCTGGCCTCCATCCTGCAAAAGCAACTGGCCCCCATGCCCCAGGCACCTCAGAAAATGTG GTATCCAGTTCAAATTCCCCAGCAGCAAAAGCAACCAGCTACTGGGCCTCAGCAGCAGACGGAACTGACCACCATGCCCCAGAAGCAACAGGCTCCAATGGATATACCGCAGCAACAACCAACAGCTATGCCCCAGCAAACATGGTATCCAGCTCAAATACAGCAGAAGCAACCGGCCACCATTCaccagcaagtgtggcatccagCTCAATTGCCCCAGCAGCAAAAGCAACCAGCTACTGAACCTCAGCAGCAGAAGGAACCGGCCGCCATAAGCCAGCAACCTCAGCAAGTGTTGCATCCAGCTCAAAAGCCGCAGAAGCAACTGACTGCCATGCCCCAGCAAGTGTGGTATCCAGCTCAAAAGCCCCAGCAGCAGAATCAACCCGCCGCTGAACCTCAGCAGCAGATTGACCTGACCGCCATGCCCCAGCCTCAGCAAATGTGGCATCCAGCTCAATTTCCCCAGGAGCAACCAGTCCCTATGCGTCAACTGCAGAAGGATCTGACCGCCATTCCACCACAACTGTGGCATTCTGCTCAAATGCCCCAGCTGCATAAGCAACCGGCTGCCATGCTTCAGCAAGTGTGGCAACTGGCCCCCATTCCCCAGCAGCCTCATGACGTGTGGTATCCAGCTAAAATGGTCCAGAAGCAACGAGCCGCTGCAGCTCGGCGGCAGAAGGAACTGACCACCGTGCCTCAGCAAGTGTGGTATCCAGCTCAAATGCCCCAGGAGCAGAAGCAACTGGCCACCATAACGCAGCAAGAGTTGCATCCAGTGCACCTTCCCCAGCAGCATCAGGAACCGGCCACCATACCCCAGCAAGTGAGATATCCAGGTCAAATGCCCCAGAAGCATCTGGCCTCCATGCCTCTGCCGCAGAAGCAACCGACCGCCATGCCCCAGCAAGAGTGGCATCCAGCTCAAATGCTGCAGACGCAACTGGCCCCAATGCCTATCCAGCAGAAACAACCAACAGCTTTACTCCAGCAAGCATGGTATCCAGCTCAAATGTCCCAGCAGCAGAAACAACTGGCCACCATGCTGCAGAAGCAACCAGCCCCAATGCCTCAACCGCAGAAGGAACAGGCCACCCTGCCCCCGCAAGTGTGGCATCCAGCTCAAATGCCACAGCAGCAAAAGCAACCAGCTGCCATGCTTCAGCAAGTGTGGCATCTGGCACAGAAGCAACCGGCCCCTATACCCCAGCAGCCTCACGACGTGTGGTATCCAGCTAAAATGGTCCAGAAGCAACAAGTCGCTGCACTGACCGCCATGCCGCAGAAGCATcagcaagtgtggcatccagCTCAATCTCCGAAGAAGCAACCGGCATCCACCCCTCTACCGCAGGAGCAGCCGCCCGCCGTATCCCAGCAAGTGTGGTATCCAGCTCAAATGTCCCAGCAGCCGAAGCTACACACTGCCATGCCACAGCAGCAACTGACCGCCATGCCACAGCAATTATGGCATGTAGCTCAAATGACCCAGAAGCAACTGGCCCCAAATTCTCAGCAGAAGCACTACCAAAGCACTGAAGATGGTGCCTCTGGTAGCGCTCAGGCCAGCATCGTTGAACAGTCGGGTGTCATCCCAAGCTATTCCTACAGTTCCAAATCGCACTACGAGAATGGCAGAACTGTCTCTTCCCAAATCAGCTACACTCCTAGGGAGGCTATTTCTGTTGACAGTGGAAATGCTCCCAAGGACGGTTATGTTAGCATTGGTGCACCAAGCATATATCCACCACTAGTGAAGGATTCTGCAAG GAAAATGTAA
- the LOC121841620 gene encoding mediator of RNA polymerase II transcription subunit 15-like isoform X1, which translates to MAVMIGIAFRVSWFCCLLIGGITCSTSSDGYHAPGSDAVCLYAGSLRSKGYGKYISPTAQLQAQLTEEQQKHLASILQKQLAPMPQAPQKMWYPTQMPQQEKQLAPMPQAPQKMWYPVQIPQQQKQPATGPQQQTELTTMPQKQQAPMDIPQQQPTAMPQQTWYPAQIQQKQPATIHQQVWHPAQLPQQQKQPATEPQQQKEPAAISQQPQQVLHPAQKPQKQLTAMPQQVWYPAQKPQQQNQPAAEPQQQIDLTAMPQPQQMWHPAQFPQEQPVPMRQLQKDLTAIPPQLWHSAQMPQLHKQPAAMLQQVWQLAPIPQQPHDVWYPAKMVQKQRAAAARRQKELTTVPQQVWYPAQMPQEQKQLATITQQELHPVHLPQQHQEPATIPQQVRYPGQMPQKHLASMPLPQKQPTAMPQQEWHPAQMLQTQLAPMPIQQKQPTALLQQAWYPAQMSQQQKQLATMLQKQPAPMPQPQKEQATLPPQVWHPAQMPQQQKQPAAMLQQVWHLAQKQPAPIPQQPHDVWYPAKMVQKQQVAALTAMPQKHQQVWHPAQSPKKQPASTPLPQEQPPAVSQQVWYPAQMSQQPKLHTAMPQQQLTAMPQQLWHVAQMTQKQLAPNSQQKHYQSTEDGASGSAQASIVEQSGVIPSYSYSSKSHYENGRTVSSQISYTPREAISVDSGNAPKDGYVSIGAPSIYPPLVKDSARKM; encoded by the exons ATGGCCGTGATGATTGGAATCGCTTTCAG agtttCTTGGTTTTGTTGCCTGCTAATTGGCGGGATAACCTGTTCTACATCAA GTGATGGCTATCATGCACCAGGTTCTGATGCAGTATGTCTCTATGCAGGCTCACTTCGGTCTAAAGGCTATGGAAAATACATCTCTCCAACAGCTCAATTGCAAGCGCAGCTGACCGAAGAGCAACAGAAACATCTGGCCTCCATCCTGCAAAAGCAACTGGCCCCCATGCCCCAGGCACCTCAGAAAATGTGGTATCCAACTCAAATGCCCCAGCAGGAAAAGCAACTGGCCCCCATGCCCCAGGCACCTCAGAAAATGTGGTATCCAGTTCAAATTCCCCAGCAGCAAAAGCAACCAGCTACTGGGCCTCAGCAGCAGACGGAACTGACCACCATGCCCCAGAAGCAACAGGCTCCAATGGATATACCGCAGCAACAACCAACAGCTATGCCCCAGCAAACATGGTATCCAGCTCAAATACAGCAGAAGCAACCGGCCACCATTCaccagcaagtgtggcatccagCTCAATTGCCCCAGCAGCAAAAGCAACCAGCTACTGAACCTCAGCAGCAGAAGGAACCGGCCGCCATAAGCCAGCAACCTCAGCAAGTGTTGCATCCAGCTCAAAAGCCGCAGAAGCAACTGACTGCCATGCCCCAGCAAGTGTGGTATCCAGCTCAAAAGCCCCAGCAGCAGAATCAACCCGCCGCTGAACCTCAGCAGCAGATTGACCTGACCGCCATGCCCCAGCCTCAGCAAATGTGGCATCCAGCTCAATTTCCCCAGGAGCAACCAGTCCCTATGCGTCAACTGCAGAAGGATCTGACCGCCATTCCACCACAACTGTGGCATTCTGCTCAAATGCCCCAGCTGCATAAGCAACCGGCTGCCATGCTTCAGCAAGTGTGGCAACTGGCCCCCATTCCCCAGCAGCCTCATGACGTGTGGTATCCAGCTAAAATGGTCCAGAAGCAACGAGCCGCTGCAGCTCGGCGGCAGAAGGAACTGACCACCGTGCCTCAGCAAGTGTGGTATCCAGCTCAAATGCCCCAGGAGCAGAAGCAACTGGCCACCATAACGCAGCAAGAGTTGCATCCAGTGCACCTTCCCCAGCAGCATCAGGAACCGGCCACCATACCCCAGCAAGTGAGATATCCAGGTCAAATGCCCCAGAAGCATCTGGCCTCCATGCCTCTGCCGCAGAAGCAACCGACCGCCATGCCCCAGCAAGAGTGGCATCCAGCTCAAATGCTGCAGACGCAACTGGCCCCAATGCCTATCCAGCAGAAACAACCAACAGCTTTACTCCAGCAAGCATGGTATCCAGCTCAAATGTCCCAGCAGCAGAAACAACTGGCCACCATGCTGCAGAAGCAACCAGCCCCAATGCCTCAACCGCAGAAGGAACAGGCCACCCTGCCCCCGCAAGTGTGGCATCCAGCTCAAATGCCACAGCAGCAAAAGCAACCAGCTGCCATGCTTCAGCAAGTGTGGCATCTGGCACAGAAGCAACCGGCCCCTATACCCCAGCAGCCTCACGACGTGTGGTATCCAGCTAAAATGGTCCAGAAGCAACAAGTCGCTGCACTGACCGCCATGCCGCAGAAGCATcagcaagtgtggcatccagCTCAATCTCCGAAGAAGCAACCGGCATCCACCCCTCTACCGCAGGAGCAGCCGCCCGCCGTATCCCAGCAAGTGTGGTATCCAGCTCAAATGTCCCAGCAGCCGAAGCTACACACTGCCATGCCACAGCAGCAACTGACCGCCATGCCACAGCAATTATGGCATGTAGCTCAAATGACCCAGAAGCAACTGGCCCCAAATTCTCAGCAGAAGCACTACCAAAGCACTGAAGATGGTGCCTCTGGTAGCGCTCAGGCCAGCATCGTTGAACAGTCGGGTGTCATCCCAAGCTATTCCTACAGTTCCAAATCGCACTACGAGAATGGCAGAACTGTCTCTTCCCAAATCAGCTACACTCCTAGGGAGGCTATTTCTGTTGACAGTGGAAATGCTCCCAAGGACGGTTATGTTAGCATTGGTGCACCAAGCATATATCCACCACTAGTGAAGGATTCTGCAAG GAAAATGTAA
- the LOC121841620 gene encoding mediator of RNA polymerase II transcription subunit 15-like isoform X2: protein MAVMIGIAFRVSWFCCLLIGGITCSTSSSLRSKGYGKYISPTAQLQAQLTEEQQKHLASILQKQLAPMPQAPQKMWYPTQMPQQEKQLAPMPQAPQKMWYPVQIPQQQKQPATGPQQQTELTTMPQKQQAPMDIPQQQPTAMPQQTWYPAQIQQKQPATIHQQVWHPAQLPQQQKQPATEPQQQKEPAAISQQPQQVLHPAQKPQKQLTAMPQQVWYPAQKPQQQNQPAAEPQQQIDLTAMPQPQQMWHPAQFPQEQPVPMRQLQKDLTAIPPQLWHSAQMPQLHKQPAAMLQQVWQLAPIPQQPHDVWYPAKMVQKQRAAAARRQKELTTVPQQVWYPAQMPQEQKQLATITQQELHPVHLPQQHQEPATIPQQVRYPGQMPQKHLASMPLPQKQPTAMPQQEWHPAQMLQTQLAPMPIQQKQPTALLQQAWYPAQMSQQQKQLATMLQKQPAPMPQPQKEQATLPPQVWHPAQMPQQQKQPAAMLQQVWHLAQKQPAPIPQQPHDVWYPAKMVQKQQVAALTAMPQKHQQVWHPAQSPKKQPASTPLPQEQPPAVSQQVWYPAQMSQQPKLHTAMPQQQLTAMPQQLWHVAQMTQKQLAPNSQQKHYQSTEDGASGSAQASIVEQSGVIPSYSYSSKSHYENGRTVSSQISYTPREAISVDSGNAPKDGYVSIGAPSIYPPLVKDSARKM, encoded by the exons ATGGCCGTGATGATTGGAATCGCTTTCAG agtttCTTGGTTTTGTTGCCTGCTAATTGGCGGGATAACCTGTTCTACATCAA GCTCACTTCGGTCTAAAGGCTATGGAAAATACATCTCTCCAACAGCTCAATTGCAAGCGCAGCTGACCGAAGAGCAACAGAAACATCTGGCCTCCATCCTGCAAAAGCAACTGGCCCCCATGCCCCAGGCACCTCAGAAAATGTGGTATCCAACTCAAATGCCCCAGCAGGAAAAGCAACTGGCCCCCATGCCCCAGGCACCTCAGAAAATGTGGTATCCAGTTCAAATTCCCCAGCAGCAAAAGCAACCAGCTACTGGGCCTCAGCAGCAGACGGAACTGACCACCATGCCCCAGAAGCAACAGGCTCCAATGGATATACCGCAGCAACAACCAACAGCTATGCCCCAGCAAACATGGTATCCAGCTCAAATACAGCAGAAGCAACCGGCCACCATTCaccagcaagtgtggcatccagCTCAATTGCCCCAGCAGCAAAAGCAACCAGCTACTGAACCTCAGCAGCAGAAGGAACCGGCCGCCATAAGCCAGCAACCTCAGCAAGTGTTGCATCCAGCTCAAAAGCCGCAGAAGCAACTGACTGCCATGCCCCAGCAAGTGTGGTATCCAGCTCAAAAGCCCCAGCAGCAGAATCAACCCGCCGCTGAACCTCAGCAGCAGATTGACCTGACCGCCATGCCCCAGCCTCAGCAAATGTGGCATCCAGCTCAATTTCCCCAGGAGCAACCAGTCCCTATGCGTCAACTGCAGAAGGATCTGACCGCCATTCCACCACAACTGTGGCATTCTGCTCAAATGCCCCAGCTGCATAAGCAACCGGCTGCCATGCTTCAGCAAGTGTGGCAACTGGCCCCCATTCCCCAGCAGCCTCATGACGTGTGGTATCCAGCTAAAATGGTCCAGAAGCAACGAGCCGCTGCAGCTCGGCGGCAGAAGGAACTGACCACCGTGCCTCAGCAAGTGTGGTATCCAGCTCAAATGCCCCAGGAGCAGAAGCAACTGGCCACCATAACGCAGCAAGAGTTGCATCCAGTGCACCTTCCCCAGCAGCATCAGGAACCGGCCACCATACCCCAGCAAGTGAGATATCCAGGTCAAATGCCCCAGAAGCATCTGGCCTCCATGCCTCTGCCGCAGAAGCAACCGACCGCCATGCCCCAGCAAGAGTGGCATCCAGCTCAAATGCTGCAGACGCAACTGGCCCCAATGCCTATCCAGCAGAAACAACCAACAGCTTTACTCCAGCAAGCATGGTATCCAGCTCAAATGTCCCAGCAGCAGAAACAACTGGCCACCATGCTGCAGAAGCAACCAGCCCCAATGCCTCAACCGCAGAAGGAACAGGCCACCCTGCCCCCGCAAGTGTGGCATCCAGCTCAAATGCCACAGCAGCAAAAGCAACCAGCTGCCATGCTTCAGCAAGTGTGGCATCTGGCACAGAAGCAACCGGCCCCTATACCCCAGCAGCCTCACGACGTGTGGTATCCAGCTAAAATGGTCCAGAAGCAACAAGTCGCTGCACTGACCGCCATGCCGCAGAAGCATcagcaagtgtggcatccagCTCAATCTCCGAAGAAGCAACCGGCATCCACCCCTCTACCGCAGGAGCAGCCGCCCGCCGTATCCCAGCAAGTGTGGTATCCAGCTCAAATGTCCCAGCAGCCGAAGCTACACACTGCCATGCCACAGCAGCAACTGACCGCCATGCCACAGCAATTATGGCATGTAGCTCAAATGACCCAGAAGCAACTGGCCCCAAATTCTCAGCAGAAGCACTACCAAAGCACTGAAGATGGTGCCTCTGGTAGCGCTCAGGCCAGCATCGTTGAACAGTCGGGTGTCATCCCAAGCTATTCCTACAGTTCCAAATCGCACTACGAGAATGGCAGAACTGTCTCTTCCCAAATCAGCTACACTCCTAGGGAGGCTATTTCTGTTGACAGTGGAAATGCTCCCAAGGACGGTTATGTTAGCATTGGTGCACCAAGCATATATCCACCACTAGTGAAGGATTCTGCAAG GAAAATGTAA
- the LOC121841620 gene encoding mediator of RNA polymerase II transcription subunit 15-like isoform X5 — protein MPQAPQKMWYPTQMPQQEKQLAPMPQAPQKMWYPVQIPQQQKQPATGPQQQTELTTMPQKQQAPMDIPQQQPTAMPQQTWYPAQIQQKQPATIHQQVWHPAQLPQQQKQPATEPQQQKEPAAISQQPQQVLHPAQKPQKQLTAMPQQVWYPAQKPQQQNQPAAEPQQQIDLTAMPQPQQMWHPAQFPQEQPVPMRQLQKDLTAIPPQLWHSAQMPQLHKQPAAMLQQVWQLAPIPQQPHDVWYPAKMVQKQRAAAARRQKELTTVPQQVWYPAQMPQEQKQLATITQQELHPVHLPQQHQEPATIPQQVRYPGQMPQKHLASMPLPQKQPTAMPQQEWHPAQMLQTQLAPMPIQQKQPTALLQQAWYPAQMSQQQKQLATMLQKQPAPMPQPQKEQATLPPQVWHPAQMPQQQKQPAAMLQQVWHLAQKQPAPIPQQPHDVWYPAKMVQKQQVAALTAMPQKHQQVWHPAQSPKKQPASTPLPQEQPPAVSQQVWYPAQMSQQPKLHTAMPQQQLTAMPQQLWHVAQMTQKQLAPNSQQKHYQSTEDGASGSAQASIVEQSGVIPSYSYSSKSHYENGRTVSSQISYTPREAISVDSGNAPKDGYVSIGAPSIYPPLVKDSARKM, from the exons ATGCCCCAGGCACCTCAGAAAATGTGGTATCCAACTCAAATGCCCCAGCAGGAAAAGCAACTGGCCCCCATGCCCCAGGCACCTCAGAAAATGTGGTATCCAGTTCAAATTCCCCAGCAGCAAAAGCAACCAGCTACTGGGCCTCAGCAGCAGACGGAACTGACCACCATGCCCCAGAAGCAACAGGCTCCAATGGATATACCGCAGCAACAACCAACAGCTATGCCCCAGCAAACATGGTATCCAGCTCAAATACAGCAGAAGCAACCGGCCACCATTCaccagcaagtgtggcatccagCTCAATTGCCCCAGCAGCAAAAGCAACCAGCTACTGAACCTCAGCAGCAGAAGGAACCGGCCGCCATAAGCCAGCAACCTCAGCAAGTGTTGCATCCAGCTCAAAAGCCGCAGAAGCAACTGACTGCCATGCCCCAGCAAGTGTGGTATCCAGCTCAAAAGCCCCAGCAGCAGAATCAACCCGCCGCTGAACCTCAGCAGCAGATTGACCTGACCGCCATGCCCCAGCCTCAGCAAATGTGGCATCCAGCTCAATTTCCCCAGGAGCAACCAGTCCCTATGCGTCAACTGCAGAAGGATCTGACCGCCATTCCACCACAACTGTGGCATTCTGCTCAAATGCCCCAGCTGCATAAGCAACCGGCTGCCATGCTTCAGCAAGTGTGGCAACTGGCCCCCATTCCCCAGCAGCCTCATGACGTGTGGTATCCAGCTAAAATGGTCCAGAAGCAACGAGCCGCTGCAGCTCGGCGGCAGAAGGAACTGACCACCGTGCCTCAGCAAGTGTGGTATCCAGCTCAAATGCCCCAGGAGCAGAAGCAACTGGCCACCATAACGCAGCAAGAGTTGCATCCAGTGCACCTTCCCCAGCAGCATCAGGAACCGGCCACCATACCCCAGCAAGTGAGATATCCAGGTCAAATGCCCCAGAAGCATCTGGCCTCCATGCCTCTGCCGCAGAAGCAACCGACCGCCATGCCCCAGCAAGAGTGGCATCCAGCTCAAATGCTGCAGACGCAACTGGCCCCAATGCCTATCCAGCAGAAACAACCAACAGCTTTACTCCAGCAAGCATGGTATCCAGCTCAAATGTCCCAGCAGCAGAAACAACTGGCCACCATGCTGCAGAAGCAACCAGCCCCAATGCCTCAACCGCAGAAGGAACAGGCCACCCTGCCCCCGCAAGTGTGGCATCCAGCTCAAATGCCACAGCAGCAAAAGCAACCAGCTGCCATGCTTCAGCAAGTGTGGCATCTGGCACAGAAGCAACCGGCCCCTATACCCCAGCAGCCTCACGACGTGTGGTATCCAGCTAAAATGGTCCAGAAGCAACAAGTCGCTGCACTGACCGCCATGCCGCAGAAGCATcagcaagtgtggcatccagCTCAATCTCCGAAGAAGCAACCGGCATCCACCCCTCTACCGCAGGAGCAGCCGCCCGCCGTATCCCAGCAAGTGTGGTATCCAGCTCAAATGTCCCAGCAGCCGAAGCTACACACTGCCATGCCACAGCAGCAACTGACCGCCATGCCACAGCAATTATGGCATGTAGCTCAAATGACCCAGAAGCAACTGGCCCCAAATTCTCAGCAGAAGCACTACCAAAGCACTGAAGATGGTGCCTCTGGTAGCGCTCAGGCCAGCATCGTTGAACAGTCGGGTGTCATCCCAAGCTATTCCTACAGTTCCAAATCGCACTACGAGAATGGCAGAACTGTCTCTTCCCAAATCAGCTACACTCCTAGGGAGGCTATTTCTGTTGACAGTGGAAATGCTCCCAAGGACGGTTATGTTAGCATTGGTGCACCAAGCATATATCCACCACTAGTGAAGGATTCTGCAAG GAAAATGTAA